A window from bacterium encodes these proteins:
- a CDS encoding DUF4118 domain-containing protein yields MAARRDRAGPRLREWGAHWLGADSSAVAGSRPPWRAYGWALVAVALCTLLNRLLFGNVPEATLIMLYLLGLLPVALRGNLGAASFAAVLAVLAFNFFFTAPYLTLRVYDLSYLFTFATMGVIGVVISSLTSRLSGKIAALKRAESELAHRADELLHANRALRDADRHKDEFLAALSHELRTPLSSVIGFGTMLAEGDAGPINQDQQLYLDQVLAGAQQMNAKVRDLLELGRIQAGKFQLACSATEYPPVILEALRDLEEKAAEKGVALEVGVDVPGELVLDGERVIEVVHNLVDNAVKFTPRGGKVTLRAWIEGDSVITEVRDTGIGIPEEVLARLFVRFQQADMGTTREVGGLGIGLAICKAIVEAHGGRLNVASELGKGSRFWFSLPLQRVPAEPVRYDHLTR; encoded by the coding sequence GTGGCCGCCCGTCGGGATCGCGCCGGGCCCCGCCTGAGGGAATGGGGGGCCCACTGGCTGGGGGCTGACAGCTCCGCCGTGGCCGGTAGCAGGCCGCCTTGGCGCGCCTACGGCTGGGCCCTGGTTGCCGTGGCCCTCTGCACCCTCCTGAACCGGCTGCTGTTCGGCAACGTGCCCGAGGCTACCCTCATCATGCTCTACCTGCTCGGGCTCTTGCCGGTCGCCCTGCGCGGCAATCTCGGGGCCGCAAGCTTCGCGGCGGTGCTCGCGGTCCTTGCCTTCAACTTCTTCTTCACCGCGCCCTACTTGACCCTCAGGGTCTACGACCTCAGCTACCTCTTCACCTTCGCCACCATGGGCGTCATCGGCGTGGTGATCAGCAGCCTCACCTCCCGCCTCAGCGGCAAGATCGCCGCGCTCAAGCGCGCCGAAAGCGAGCTGGCTCATCGGGCCGACGAGCTCTTGCACGCCAATCGCGCCCTGCGCGACGCGGACCGCCACAAGGACGAATTCTTGGCGGCGCTCAGCCACGAGTTACGCACGCCCCTCAGCTCGGTGATCGGCTTCGGCACCATGCTCGCCGAAGGCGACGCCGGCCCCATCAACCAGGACCAGCAACTCTACCTGGATCAGGTGCTCGCAGGCGCGCAGCAGATGAACGCCAAGGTCCGGGACCTGCTCGAACTGGGCCGGATCCAGGCAGGCAAGTTTCAGCTCGCATGCTCGGCCACCGAGTACCCGCCGGTCATCCTGGAGGCCCTGCGCGACCTCGAGGAGAAAGCCGCCGAGAAGGGAGTCGCCCTCGAGGTGGGCGTGGACGTGCCCGGCGAGCTCGTACTCGACGGCGAGCGCGTGATCGAAGTCGTCCACAACCTGGTCGACAACGCCGTCAAGTTCACTCCGCGCGGCGGCAAAGTCACGCTGCGCGCCTGGATCGAGGGGGATTCGGTCATCACCGAGGTCCGCGACACGGGCATCGGCATCCCGGAAGAGGTGCTCGCGCGCCTCTTCGTCCGCTTTCAGCAGGCGGATATGGGCACGACGCGCGAGGTGGGCGGCCTCGGGATAGGGCTCGCCATCTGCAAGGCGATCGTCGAGGCCCACGGGGGCCGCCTCAACGTGGCAAGCGAGCTCGGGAAAGGTAGCCGCTTCTGGTTCAGCTTACCGCTGCAGCGGGTCCCCGCCGAACCGGTGCGGTACGATCACCTCACGCGGTGA
- the hflX gene encoding GTPase HflX, translating into MERLSGNLRGLKPSELRVLERLTWRRVPPRQLVGYELVDRAAELARHLNRDLAFQISRKGHVERVVVGDGRLDLPSEMERLGAARLSGDRLVIVRNKGGGIGSAELVLLQRHRLDLIAVVEPEPTDLTRSLVWMATLSPLADSEGHLWRLDEPHGLREVLESLDVVFLVDEIEREFARYNRAIAVETGKEKALLAGVQTGDQTHDAAEASMDELDQLAQTAGAEVLGRVLQKRDRPDPATLVGSGKAEALALMCQEQGATMLLLNEELSPGQQANLEKIVGVKVVDRTALILDIFAQRAHTREGKLQVELAQLNYRLPRLAGRGEALSRLGGGIGTRGPGETKLESDRRRIRARITQLEREVKALQRHRARLRHGRVPLPQFALVGYTNAGKSTLLNTLTRASVLAEDRLFATLDPTTRRLVLPNREVALVSDTVGFIQHLPHMLVAAFRATLEEVVEADALIHVVDGSHPEVEGQVRTVLEVLDELGVSGKPILTVINKRDLIDAPRLIRALTGEVSRPLLVSALHGTGISTLLDEIARVARQLHPHPIRH; encoded by the coding sequence ATGGAAAGGCTGTCCGGAAACCTGCGCGGGCTGAAGCCCAGCGAGCTGCGCGTCCTCGAACGATTGACGTGGCGGCGGGTACCGCCGCGGCAGCTCGTGGGCTACGAGCTGGTGGACCGGGCCGCGGAGCTTGCGCGGCACCTGAACCGGGACCTGGCGTTTCAGATCTCGCGCAAGGGCCACGTCGAACGCGTGGTGGTGGGCGACGGGCGGCTGGATTTGCCGAGCGAGATGGAGCGGCTGGGTGCCGCCAGGCTCTCGGGCGATCGCCTCGTCATCGTGCGCAACAAGGGCGGTGGCATCGGCAGCGCCGAACTGGTCTTGCTGCAACGCCATCGGCTCGACCTGATCGCCGTCGTCGAGCCCGAGCCCACGGACCTGACGCGATCGCTGGTCTGGATGGCCACCCTGTCGCCGCTCGCCGATAGCGAGGGGCACCTCTGGCGGCTCGACGAGCCCCACGGGCTGCGCGAGGTCCTCGAAAGCCTCGACGTGGTCTTCCTGGTGGACGAGATCGAGCGCGAGTTCGCGCGCTACAACCGCGCCATCGCCGTCGAGACCGGCAAGGAGAAAGCCCTCCTGGCCGGCGTCCAGACCGGCGACCAGACCCACGACGCGGCCGAGGCGAGCATGGACGAGCTGGACCAGCTGGCCCAGACCGCCGGGGCCGAGGTGCTGGGGCGGGTGCTCCAGAAGCGCGATCGCCCCGACCCGGCGACGCTCGTCGGCAGCGGCAAGGCCGAAGCTCTCGCCCTCATGTGCCAGGAGCAAGGCGCGACCATGCTCCTTTTGAACGAAGAGCTCTCACCGGGCCAGCAAGCCAACCTCGAGAAAATCGTCGGGGTCAAGGTGGTCGACCGCACGGCGCTCATCCTTGACATCTTCGCCCAGCGGGCCCACACCCGAGAAGGCAAGCTACAGGTGGAGCTCGCGCAGCTCAACTATCGCTTGCCCCGGCTGGCGGGCAGGGGTGAGGCCCTCTCGCGCCTGGGCGGCGGCATCGGCACCCGGGGCCCGGGCGAGACCAAGCTCGAAAGCGATCGCCGCCGGATCCGCGCGCGGATCACCCAGCTCGAGCGAGAGGTCAAGGCGCTGCAGCGGCACCGGGCTCGCCTGCGCCATGGCCGGGTCCCCTTGCCTCAGTTCGCCCTGGTCGGCTACACCAACGCGGGCAAGTCGACCCTCCTGAACACCCTGACCCGGGCCTCGGTGCTTGCCGAGGACCGGCTCTTCGCGACCCTGGACCCGACCACGCGGCGCCTGGTGCTACCCAACCGCGAGGTGGCCCTGGTCTCGGACACGGTCGGCTTCATCCAGCACCTTCCCCACATGCTGGTGGCCGCCTTCCGCGCCACCCTCGAAGAGGTGGTCGAGGCCGACGCCCTGATCCACGTGGTGGACGGCAGCCACCCCGAGGTCGAGGGCCAGGTCCGGACGGTGCTCGAGGTCCTCGACGAGCTGGGGGTCAGCGGCAAGCCGATCCTCACGGTCATCAACAAGCGCGACCTGATCGACGCCCCGCGGCTCATCCGTGCGCTCACCGGCGAGGTGAGCCGCCCCCTCTTGGTCTCCGCCCTGCACGGCACGGGCATCTCGACGCTCCTGGACGAGATCGCGCGCGTCGCGCGCCAACTGCATCCGCACCCCATCCGCCACTGA
- a CDS encoding EamA family transporter, whose product MTSHPPASASRSISSQVILALGVVYVVWGSTYLAIRFAVEGLPPFVMAGLRFFLAGLLMVAFGFAARHARPSGREIVWSSIIGIFLLVGGNGFVVWAEQYVSSGMAALMVATVPLWILGLEASLKGGARPAPLGLAGVLLGFGGVVTLMWPKLATGASQSLLAQGAVVLASLLWAIGSVLARRVPLPASGVYHSGISMLAGSAGFLVLSLAFGEPSRFAWASVPTSAWLALAYLVTFGSCIGFSAYAWLVRNAEPSLYSTYAYVNPVVAVMLGALLAAEPVDAWLLAGAGLIVVSVMLVIRGGRKTAR is encoded by the coding sequence GTGACCTCTCATCCCCCGGCCAGTGCCTCTCGTTCGATCTCGTCTCAGGTGATCCTGGCGCTCGGCGTCGTCTACGTCGTCTGGGGCTCGACCTACCTGGCCATTCGCTTCGCCGTCGAGGGCCTGCCCCCCTTCGTGATGGCGGGGCTGCGCTTCTTCTTGGCGGGCCTCCTGATGGTCGCCTTCGGCTTCGCCGCCCGCCACGCGCGCCCGAGCGGCCGCGAGATCGTCTGGTCCTCGATCATCGGGATCTTCCTCTTGGTCGGAGGCAACGGGTTCGTCGTCTGGGCCGAGCAGTACGTCTCGTCGGGGATGGCCGCCCTCATGGTGGCGACGGTCCCCCTGTGGATCCTCGGCCTGGAGGCCAGCCTCAAGGGCGGGGCGCGTCCCGCTCCGCTCGGGTTGGCCGGGGTCCTCTTGGGTTTCGGGGGCGTCGTCACCCTGATGTGGCCCAAGCTCGCCACCGGCGCGAGCCAGTCGCTGCTCGCGCAGGGCGCGGTCGTCCTCGCCTCTTTGCTCTGGGCCATCGGCTCGGTGCTGGCGCGGCGGGTGCCCCTGCCCGCCTCCGGGGTCTACCACTCGGGGATCTCCATGCTCGCCGGGTCGGCGGGCTTCCTGGTGCTCTCACTGGCTTTCGGCGAGCCTTCGCGCTTCGCATGGGCGAGCGTCCCGACTTCCGCGTGGCTGGCGCTGGCTTATCTCGTCACCTTCGGGTCCTGCATCGGCTTCTCGGCATACGCCTGGCTCGTCCGAAACGCCGAGCCGAGTCTCTACTCGACCTACGCTTACGTGAACCCGGTGGTGGCCGTGATGCTCGGGGCCTTGCTCGCCGCCGAGCCGGTCGATGCCTGGCTGCTCGCAGGCGCCGGCCTCATCGTCGTCTCGGTGATGCTCGTCATCCGCGGAGGGCGCAAGACCGCGCGCTGA
- a CDS encoding alpha/beta hydrolase: MPHHQSTAPAPGSANPQDSGPIASLETVTLGDQPQWILIRGQRRTNPVLLFIHGGPGATEMTAIREYLGRLEEDFVVVSWDQRGQGKSFAPGLAPETMTHAQILSDAHELILQLNQRFGSRQVVIVAHSWGTITGTMLAQRYPELVAAYVGVSQWTDGIERERASYALILDWAKKAGKRRAVRELEALGAPPYASLQEVGKQKSWLVKSGGMLFGQRGMSLFFGPLLRSKEYGLFDKLNFMRGFMVAMERLWPEAMEIDLTQRVPHLAVPVYFVSGRHDFNMPLPLVEAYFQQLQAPYKEHVVFEQSAHAACFEEPERFVSLMQRIKQACCAAAR; this comes from the coding sequence ATGCCCCACCATCAGTCGACCGCTCCTGCGCCGGGCTCGGCAAATCCCCAGGACAGCGGCCCCATCGCCTCGCTCGAAACCGTGACCCTCGGCGATCAGCCCCAGTGGATCCTCATCCGAGGCCAGCGGCGGACCAACCCGGTCCTGCTCTTCATCCACGGCGGGCCGGGTGCGACCGAGATGACCGCCATCCGAGAATATCTCGGCCGCCTTGAAGAGGACTTCGTGGTGGTGAGCTGGGACCAGCGCGGCCAGGGCAAGTCCTTCGCCCCAGGCCTGGCGCCTGAAACCATGACCCACGCCCAGATCCTCTCGGACGCGCACGAGCTGATCCTCCAGCTCAATCAGCGCTTCGGCAGTCGGCAGGTGGTGATCGTCGCCCACTCGTGGGGCACCATCACCGGCACCATGCTCGCCCAGCGCTACCCCGAGCTGGTCGCCGCCTACGTGGGCGTCAGCCAGTGGACGGACGGGATCGAGCGCGAGCGCGCCTCCTACGCGCTCATCCTCGATTGGGCGAAGAAGGCGGGCAAGCGCCGCGCAGTGCGCGAGCTCGAAGCCCTGGGCGCACCGCCCTACGCGAGCCTCCAAGAAGTGGGCAAGCAGAAATCCTGGCTCGTCAAATCGGGCGGCATGCTCTTCGGGCAGCGCGGCATGAGCCTGTTCTTCGGGCCGCTGCTGCGCTCGAAGGAGTACGGCCTGTTCGACAAGCTGAACTTCATGCGCGGCTTCATGGTCGCCATGGAGCGCCTCTGGCCCGAAGCGATGGAGATCGACCTGACCCAGCGGGTCCCGCACCTCGCGGTCCCGGTCTACTTCGTCTCCGGGCGGCACGACTTCAACATGCCCCTACCGCTCGTCGAGGCTTACTTCCAGCAGTTGCAGGCTCCCTACAAGGAGCACGTCGTTTTCGAGCAGTCGGCTCATGCGGCGTGCTTCGAGGAACCCGAGCGCTTCGTTTCGCTGATGCAGCGCATCAAGCAAGCGTGCTGCGCCGCCGCGCGGTAG
- a CDS encoding TetR/AcrR family transcriptional regulator → MSKDHDALRSRMLDGARAIFQAEGLEALSVRRVADGAGTSTQMVYTIFGGKEGLLGVLYEEAAEMLAGFLDAVPSGEHYLYRLAWAYRACAISHPAHYALVFGARFAAFIPATALRGRQTRAYRLLRDGVQRAMDANELMAGDADRVADAMWTTVHGAVSLELAGYHESPEQAAACFQLAVFAIGSAFRTLSHCPLPLPPSALPAPTR, encoded by the coding sequence ATGAGCAAGGATCACGACGCACTACGCAGCCGCATGCTGGACGGCGCCCGCGCCATCTTCCAGGCCGAGGGGCTAGAAGCCCTCTCGGTGCGCCGCGTAGCCGACGGGGCGGGCACCTCGACCCAGATGGTCTACACGATCTTCGGGGGCAAAGAGGGGCTGCTCGGGGTCCTGTACGAGGAGGCCGCCGAAATGCTGGCTGGCTTCCTCGATGCCGTGCCCTCGGGCGAGCACTACCTCTACCGTCTCGCCTGGGCCTACCGGGCCTGCGCCATCTCGCACCCGGCCCACTACGCCCTGGTGTTCGGCGCCCGCTTTGCCGCCTTTATCCCGGCGACCGCCCTGCGTGGCCGGCAGACCCGCGCCTATCGCCTGCTGCGCGACGGGGTCCAGCGGGCCATGGACGCAAACGAGCTCATGGCGGGCGACGCTGACCGGGTCGCAGACGCCATGTGGACGACCGTTCACGGCGCCGTCAGCCTCGAACTCGCCGGCTACCACGAAAGCCCGGAGCAAGCGGCGGCGTGTTTCCAGCTCGCGGTCTTCGCCATCGGCTCGGCCTTCCGCACCCTCTCGCACTGTCCGCTGCCCCTGCCCCCCTCGGCGCTCCCGGCGCCGACCCGCTAG
- a CDS encoding ABC transporter permease — MSYLNLFWAELKREFILLTRYPFELVSRLVWNLGFAFMIYFGFGAMGGVGTSSLPGFEAGQMERLLGLLITYIAINGIGNATELLADEVQTGTLEQAALSPPPLVVIVLLRDLASYVEMLARFALVLAIATLVTGVRFHLNVPGFAILLTLMYLGTEGIGLMLGGAALLYKKVATLSQFAVMLVFGLAILPLNALPGWMAGFVNNFPFTKALLVLKDLAVTGVPLSKLFASGAITSLAINTAIFLGLGIAAFALAERKARQWGTLNQY, encoded by the coding sequence ATGAGCTACTTGAACCTCTTCTGGGCCGAACTCAAGCGCGAGTTCATCCTGCTCACCCGCTACCCGTTCGAGCTCGTCAGCCGACTGGTGTGGAACCTGGGCTTCGCCTTCATGATCTACTTCGGCTTCGGCGCCATGGGCGGGGTGGGCACCTCGTCGCTGCCCGGCTTCGAGGCGGGGCAGATGGAGCGGCTCCTTGGCCTGCTCATCACCTACATCGCCATCAACGGGATCGGCAACGCCACCGAGCTCTTGGCCGACGAGGTCCAGACCGGCACCCTCGAGCAAGCGGCGCTCAGCCCGCCTCCGCTGGTCGTCATCGTCCTGTTGCGCGACCTGGCCTCGTACGTGGAGATGCTCGCGCGCTTCGCCCTGGTGCTTGCGATCGCAACCCTGGTCACCGGCGTGCGCTTCCACCTGAACGTGCCGGGCTTCGCCATCCTGCTCACCCTCATGTACCTGGGCACCGAGGGCATCGGCCTGATGCTCGGCGGGGCCGCCCTGCTCTACAAGAAGGTCGCGACCCTCTCCCAGTTCGCCGTCATGCTGGTCTTCGGCCTCGCGATCCTGCCCCTCAACGCGCTGCCCGGCTGGATGGCGGGCTTCGTGAACAACTTCCCCTTCACCAAGGCCCTTTTGGTCCTCAAGGATCTCGCCGTCACCGGCGTCCCGCTCTCGAAGCTCTTCGCGAGCGGCGCCATCACGAGCCTTGCGATCAACACGGCCATCTTCCTGGGGCTCGGCATCGCCGCCTTCGCCCTGGCCGAGCGCAAGGCCCGGCAGTGGGGGACGCTCAACCAGTACTGA